A window of the Bacillota bacterium genome harbors these coding sequences:
- a CDS encoding hydroxyacid dehydrogenase, translating to MLTLVFGPRQRALLAELTDLEVFSGDYRDMDSVLASLKDVELLFGTWGMKTLNEEFLAAAPKLEAVFYAAGSIRSFVTDAFWRSGITICSAWAANAIPVAEMTLSLIVLCLKQFFAHSKNYTSPEGYRRRPVAGAYQSTVGLIGLGMIGRNVRHLLNNLELDVLAYDPYLSEEEAKELKVTKVSLEELFAQSDVVSLHAPNIPATRHMIRGEHFRVMKQNASFINTARGALVHEGEMIEVLQQRPDITAILDVTHPEPPEAGSPLYTLPNVILTPHIAGSMGQECWRMAQFMVEECQRYLAGEKLLYQVTEEMMKTMA from the coding sequence ATGCTGACGTTAGTCTTTGGACCAAGGCAACGGGCCTTGTTAGCAGAACTCACCGACCTAGAGGTTTTCTCTGGGGATTACCGGGACATGGACAGTGTCTTGGCCTCCCTGAAGGACGTAGAACTCCTGTTCGGTACCTGGGGGATGAAGACCTTGAACGAAGAGTTCCTGGCCGCGGCCCCCAAGTTAGAGGCAGTCTTCTATGCGGCCGGTTCCATCCGGAGTTTCGTTACGGACGCCTTCTGGCGTAGTGGCATTACCATCTGCAGCGCCTGGGCCGCCAACGCCATCCCCGTGGCGGAGATGACCCTGTCCTTGATTGTCCTGTGCCTCAAGCAATTCTTTGCCCACAGTAAGAATTACACCAGTCCCGAAGGATACCGGCGCCGGCCGGTGGCGGGAGCCTATCAGAGTACTGTAGGACTCATTGGTCTTGGGATGATTGGACGCAATGTGCGGCACCTGCTCAACAATCTGGAGCTAGATGTACTGGCCTACGATCCTTATCTCTCGGAGGAAGAGGCTAAGGAGTTGAAGGTAACAAAGGTATCCTTGGAAGAGCTTTTCGCCCAAAGTGATGTGGTCAGTCTCCATGCCCCCAACATCCCCGCAACCCGGCACATGATCCGGGGCGAGCACTTCCGGGTGATGAAACAGAACGCAAGCTTCATTAACACCGCCCGGGGTGCGTTGGTTCACGAAGGGGAGATGATCGAAGTCTTGCAGCAACGACCGGATATCACCGCCATCTTGGACGTAACCCATCCGGAACCACCGGAGGCGGGATCTCCCTTGTACACCTTACCCAACGTCATCCTGACCCCCCACATTGCCGGATCCATGGGGCAGGAGTGCTGGCGGATGGCCCAGTTCATGGTGGAAGAATGTCAACGTTATCTAGCCGGTGAGAAACTGTTGTATCAAGTGACCGAAGAGATGATGAAAACCATGGCGTAA
- a CDS encoding DUF4139 domain-containing protein: MKRSLIGILLVLIVSCGVVGATGSLTIYQDNLGLVKQRVDIPPTAKGQNFSVTGMATQLLVDSVQLQLACGTSIARQWYVGEVTSYGALLKAYVGKEVLWRYEEQGESITKPVKLVRADSGFTVIQVEEELWVNPPGTILFPADTSPFHSAMYFEVSEDVAATTGSIAYLTRGLSWSVYYDLLLSEDEQQATLLGRAQLSNQSGASFTDVLVRLVAGELNTDSTAGVFNFAMETAMLARATAVPESQQFFEYYVYDLPAPVTLEQGARVFVPFMEQRDLTVEKSYILAQSNALDTTKRSIETWITLPVEDPVPAGLVRVYQGDGTLGDLIGETRIAHTSSGERLELKVGTPFDLDAEKVILDQSSATEVLGELRKTTNTYRIAITIENYKDQEVVVTVPQGLPWDNYEVTVESGHPMRKIEHRLVEFDVTVPAQGQAQLVYVVETVSIR; this comes from the coding sequence ATGAAGCGCAGTTTGATTGGGATCCTACTTGTCCTTATTGTCTCCTGTGGCGTGGTGGGAGCCACCGGTAGTCTAACCATCTACCAGGATAACCTCGGTCTGGTTAAACAAAGGGTAGACATTCCCCCCACCGCCAAAGGACAGAATTTCTCGGTGACCGGGATGGCCACCCAATTGCTTGTGGATAGCGTCCAGCTGCAGTTAGCCTGCGGCACGTCCATCGCAAGACAGTGGTATGTGGGTGAAGTCACTTCCTACGGAGCGCTTCTGAAGGCTTACGTAGGGAAAGAAGTGCTGTGGCGATACGAGGAACAGGGTGAGAGCATCACCAAACCGGTAAAGCTAGTGAGGGCGGACAGCGGGTTCACCGTGATCCAAGTGGAGGAAGAGCTGTGGGTCAATCCACCGGGGACGATCCTCTTCCCGGCCGATACCAGCCCCTTCCACTCGGCTATGTACTTTGAGGTCTCTGAGGATGTGGCCGCCACCACAGGTAGCATAGCCTATCTTACCCGGGGACTATCCTGGAGCGTCTACTATGACCTCCTCCTATCGGAGGATGAGCAACAGGCCACGCTCCTTGGTCGGGCGCAGCTGTCTAACCAGTCAGGGGCCTCCTTCACCGATGTTTTGGTACGTCTGGTGGCAGGGGAACTGAACACCGACTCCACCGCAGGAGTTTTCAACTTCGCCATGGAAACAGCGATGCTAGCCCGGGCCACCGCGGTCCCTGAGTCACAGCAGTTCTTTGAATACTACGTCTACGATCTGCCGGCACCGGTCACCCTCGAACAGGGGGCCCGGGTCTTTGTGCCCTTCATGGAGCAAAGGGACCTGACGGTAGAAAAAAGCTACATCTTAGCCCAAAGCAACGCCCTAGATACTACTAAACGGTCAATTGAAACATGGATTACTCTACCGGTGGAGGACCCCGTACCCGCAGGACTGGTCCGGGTCTACCAAGGGGATGGCACCTTAGGGGATCTAATCGGGGAGACCCGCATCGCTCACACCTCTTCAGGTGAGAGGTTGGAATTGAAAGTAGGCACCCCCTTCGACCTCGATGCGGAAAAGGTCATCCTCGATCAGTCATCGGCCACCGAGGTCCTTGGCGAATTGCGAAAGACCACCAACACCTACAGGATCGCCATCACCATCGAGAATTATAAGGACCAAGAGGTTGTGGTCACCGTTCCCCAAGGCCTGCCCTGGGATAATTACGAGGTGACCGTAGAAAGCGGTCATCCCATGCGGAAGATTGAACATCGGCTGGTGGAATTCGATGTGACCGTGCCGGCCCAGGGTCAGGCTCAGTTGGTCTATGTGGTGGAAACTGTCTCCATCAGATAA